The following coding sequences lie in one Deltaproteobacteria bacterium genomic window:
- a CDS encoding sigma-70 family RNA polymerase sigma factor, with product MSITTPSGATVQVPELEAIYREHHTFVWRSLRRLGVPDADVDDLVQEVFVVVHRRLPEFEGRSAITTWLFGIAFHVMQEHRRRGAARARREEQAELGRPPTAPDRSLSRVEAVGVLDDLLTRLDDDQRSVFVMAEVAKMTAPEIAELTGAKLNTVYSRLRLARRSFDAVLDRFLAQRKGELPWMTS from the coding sequence ATGTCGATCACGACCCCCAGCGGTGCGACCGTGCAGGTCCCCGAGCTCGAGGCGATCTACCGCGAGCATCACACGTTCGTGTGGCGCAGCCTTCGTCGCTTGGGGGTCCCCGATGCCGATGTCGACGATCTCGTGCAGGAGGTCTTCGTCGTCGTGCATCGCCGACTCCCGGAGTTCGAGGGGCGCTCGGCGATCACGACGTGGCTGTTCGGGATCGCATTCCACGTCATGCAGGAGCACCGCCGTCGGGGTGCCGCGCGAGCACGCCGCGAAGAGCAGGCCGAGCTCGGCCGTCCGCCGACCGCACCCGATCGTAGCCTGTCGCGGGTCGAGGCGGTCGGCGTGCTCGACGACTTGCTCACGCGACTCGACGACGATCAGCGCAGCGTCTTCGTGATGGCCGAGGTCGCAAAGATGACTGCACCGGAGATTGCCGAGCTCACGGGTGCGAAGCTCAACACCGTCTACTCGCGCTTGCGTCTCGCTCGGCGCTCGTTCGACGCGGTGCTCGATCGCTTCCTCGCCCAGCGCAAAGGAGAACTGCCGTGGATGACGAGCTGA
- a CDS encoding serine/threonine protein kinase, translating into MPNRIGRYLVLEALGSGGMGVVLRARDPELDRDVAIKIVRISALALARNESARARLLAEARALARISHPNVVAVYEVGMHRGDVYLVMELVDGVDLDTWLRAGPRSIGEIVQIWIAVARGLARVHAAGLVHRDVKPPNIFVANDGTVKIGDFGIARSTTEQPRAQVEGEDLVAELQLDTTALTAEGRVVGTPAYMAPEQHQGGEVGPAADQYALAVALYEALWGQRPFRVDARRLLAAKHRGVTIPSRGRRPPRWLVAIVERGLAVDPDDRFASMDAFAEALAHAPARGRRRTLALVGGGLALAGVAVALAREPGVCEPDDDALAGAWDPATRAAVERAFLDSTRPWAPASWARAHVQLDAYAEAWAAMHRDACLAARVRGDDSDAMLDRRMACLAVRRRGLAAVAGLLASGDDDAIDHVLDLLAGLRPIATCGDPVALTAAVAPMDDVVAVEAVRTQLARGRALSDAGRHPDALRVAEDASIGARALDYPPLLVEALAFEGHERLRLGPIDDGRTTLEVALWQAIAIGHDEVAVDAATDLAWVAGQYDRSLPDAVRWAELATASWQRAGHADAIAALAIDNALGTAQLQTAHIDDAMASFERALARVADLPDAVVARADARHNLARAWFERGDLEHARAVLEPAIAELAAVLGEHHPRVATMRGTLAQVVGSAGEHELAVELFEAEVESLRAAMGDDALAVANARTNLGVSLGRAGRTAEAIAVTELALTAFERAGDDGGAATCLGNLADDLLQQGINDAAAARFLRALALLEGMYPEGHPDLLYPLVGIGRVRMAQHRFAEALASFERADSMIVRVVGSSAHARGLALDGRARALVALGRHHDAAAVFDEQVVVLRAASDALPDELPHALLQRCESLRSASRFDEALRDCDEALALTDAPGLEVLHEIAVDEREKTRVGLSEADTHRPPRR; encoded by the coding sequence ATGCCCAACCGCATCGGCCGCTACCTCGTGCTCGAGGCGCTCGGCAGCGGCGGCATGGGGGTGGTGCTGCGCGCCCGTGATCCCGAGCTCGATCGCGACGTCGCCATCAAGATCGTTCGGATCTCCGCGCTCGCGCTCGCGCGCAACGAGTCGGCCCGCGCGCGTCTGCTCGCCGAGGCGCGCGCGCTCGCCCGCATCTCGCATCCCAACGTCGTCGCGGTCTACGAGGTCGGCATGCACCGAGGCGATGTCTACCTCGTGATGGAGCTCGTCGATGGGGTCGACCTCGACACCTGGCTGCGGGCGGGCCCGCGCAGCATCGGGGAGATCGTGCAGATCTGGATCGCGGTCGCACGCGGGCTCGCGCGCGTGCACGCGGCCGGCCTCGTGCATCGCGACGTCAAGCCGCCCAACATCTTCGTCGCCAACGACGGCACGGTGAAGATCGGAGACTTCGGGATCGCGCGCTCGACCACCGAGCAGCCACGCGCGCAGGTGGAGGGCGAAGATCTCGTCGCCGAACTCCAGCTCGATACCACCGCGCTCACCGCTGAGGGCCGCGTGGTCGGCACGCCGGCATACATGGCCCCGGAGCAGCACCAAGGCGGCGAGGTCGGGCCCGCGGCCGATCAGTACGCGCTGGCGGTCGCGCTGTACGAGGCGCTGTGGGGCCAGCGTCCCTTCCGCGTGGATGCAAGGCGGCTGCTCGCGGCGAAGCACCGTGGCGTGACGATTCCGTCGCGCGGCCGCAGGCCGCCGCGCTGGCTCGTCGCCATCGTCGAGCGCGGCCTCGCGGTGGATCCCGACGATCGCTTCGCCTCGATGGACGCGTTCGCCGAAGCCCTGGCGCACGCTCCTGCGCGGGGTCGCCGTCGCACACTTGCGCTGGTCGGTGGCGGACTCGCGCTCGCGGGTGTCGCCGTGGCGCTCGCGCGCGAGCCCGGCGTGTGCGAGCCAGACGACGATGCGCTCGCGGGCGCGTGGGACCCAGCGACACGCGCGGCGGTCGAGCGCGCCTTCCTCGACAGCACCCGGCCATGGGCCCCGGCCTCGTGGGCGCGCGCGCACGTGCAGCTCGACGCCTATGCCGAGGCGTGGGCCGCCATGCATCGCGACGCCTGCCTGGCCGCGCGCGTACGCGGTGATGACAGCGACGCGATGCTCGATCGCCGCATGGCCTGCCTCGCGGTGCGTCGCCGAGGGCTCGCGGCGGTCGCCGGGCTACTCGCGAGCGGCGACGACGATGCGATCGACCACGTGCTCGACTTGCTCGCCGGCCTGCGTCCGATTGCGACCTGCGGCGATCCGGTTGCACTGACCGCTGCGGTGGCGCCGATGGATGATGTCGTCGCGGTGGAGGCCGTGCGCACGCAGCTTGCTCGTGGGCGTGCGTTGTCGGACGCGGGGCGCCATCCCGATGCGTTGCGCGTGGCCGAGGACGCCAGCATTGGTGCCCGCGCGCTCGACTACCCGCCGCTGCTCGTCGAGGCGCTCGCGTTCGAGGGGCACGAGCGGCTACGACTGGGTCCGATCGATGACGGTCGTACGACGTTGGAGGTGGCGCTCTGGCAGGCGATCGCGATCGGGCACGACGAGGTCGCCGTCGACGCCGCCACCGACCTGGCGTGGGTCGCAGGTCAGTACGATCGCTCGCTGCCCGATGCCGTGCGCTGGGCCGAGCTCGCCACCGCGAGCTGGCAGCGCGCCGGTCATGCCGACGCCATCGCTGCGCTGGCGATCGACAACGCCCTGGGCACCGCGCAGCTGCAGACGGCGCACATCGACGATGCGATGGCGAGCTTCGAGCGTGCGCTCGCTCGTGTCGCCGATCTGCCGGATGCCGTGGTCGCTCGTGCCGATGCCCGTCACAACCTCGCACGCGCGTGGTTCGAGCGCGGCGATCTCGAGCATGCCCGCGCGGTGCTCGAGCCGGCGATTGCCGAGCTCGCGGCCGTGCTGGGCGAGCATCATCCACGGGTCGCCACGATGCGCGGTACGCTGGCGCAGGTGGTCGGCTCGGCGGGTGAGCACGAGCTTGCGGTCGAGCTGTTCGAGGCGGAGGTCGAGTCGCTGCGGGCCGCGATGGGCGACGATGCCCTCGCGGTGGCGAACGCCCGCACCAACCTCGGGGTATCGCTCGGCCGCGCGGGCCGCACGGCCGAAGCGATCGCGGTCACCGAACTCGCGCTCACCGCGTTCGAGCGCGCGGGTGACGATGGCGGTGCGGCGACCTGCCTGGGCAATCTCGCCGACGACCTGCTGCAGCAAGGCATCAACGACGCCGCGGCCGCGCGCTTCTTGCGGGCGCTCGCGCTGCTCGAGGGGATGTACCCCGAAGGCCACCCCGATCTCCTCTATCCGTTGGTCGGGATCGGGCGCGTGCGCATGGCCCAGCATCGCTTCGCCGAGGCGCTCGCGAGCTTCGAGCGCGCCGACAGCATGATCGTGCGCGTCGTCGGCAGCTCAGCCCATGCGCGTGGGCTCGCGCTGGATGGTCGCGCGCGGGCCCTGGTCGCGCTCGGCCGCCACCACGACGCGGCTGCAGTCTTCGACGAGCAGGTCGTGGTGCTGCGCGCGGCCTCCGACGCGTTGCCCGACGAGCTGCCCCACGCGCTGCTCCAGCGCTGCGAGTCGTTGCGCAGCGCGAGCCGCTTCGACGAAGCGCTGCGCGATTGCGACGAGGCGCTCGCGCTGACCGACGCACCTGGGCTCGAGGTGCTGCACGAAATCGCGGTCGATGAGCGCGAGAAGACGCGCGTCGGCCTGAGCGAGGCCGACACCCACCGGCCCCCCCGTCGCTGA
- a CDS encoding acyl-CoA thioesterase, giving the protein MAPRLHPTVVESSVPFFDCDPLGVVWHGNYLKYMDVARTAMLSPLGLDGEELVATGHRMYVTDVRCRHVAPLRFRDRVRTTAWLREWEQRLYIAYDVHNLTTARQAARAHTVLVVTDAAGKLLFDVPAILRERLGV; this is encoded by the coding sequence TTGGCCCCGCGTCTGCACCCCACCGTCGTCGAGAGCTCGGTGCCGTTCTTCGATTGCGACCCACTCGGGGTGGTCTGGCACGGCAACTACCTCAAGTACATGGACGTTGCGCGCACGGCGATGCTCTCGCCGCTCGGCCTCGACGGTGAGGAGTTGGTCGCGACCGGCCATCGCATGTACGTCACCGACGTGCGCTGCCGGCACGTGGCGCCGCTGCGGTTCCGCGATCGCGTGCGCACGACCGCGTGGCTGCGCGAGTGGGAGCAACGGCTGTACATCGCCTACGACGTGCACAACCTGACGACCGCGCGCCAGGCCGCCCGCGCGCACACGGTGCTCGTGGTCACCGATGCCGCGGGCAAGCTGCTCTTCGACGTGCCGGCAATCCTGCGCGAGCGCCTGGGCGTCTAG
- a CDS encoding lipid A biosynthesis acyltransferase: protein MERPQVASDAAPEGAWLQEAERGTDLGVAALLLAYRWFGRPFAAVILRLVASWYAIASPSVRRNSLGYLRRLWPEAGTREVVRHIVTFAQCAFDRVLFAAGERSAFRIERHGYQHLQRQARSGRGALLLGAHVGSFEAMRAMAGAERFVIRPLVHFANARRITKMLRTVAPGFDAGVIEIDPAAPHWILRVQECIDRGEFIAILGDRTGLSEGTAPVSLLGGTALLPTGPYTLAAVLRCPVYLTFGLYHAPNTYALYCEPFATRIELPRGDRAAAAARLAQRYADRLEFYLRRAPYCWFNFFAMWQ, encoded by the coding sequence GTGGAACGGCCGCAGGTAGCCTCGGACGCCGCGCCCGAGGGCGCGTGGCTGCAGGAGGCCGAGCGCGGCACCGATCTCGGCGTCGCGGCGCTGCTGCTCGCCTATCGCTGGTTCGGACGGCCCTTTGCCGCCGTGATCCTGCGGCTGGTCGCGAGCTGGTACGCGATCGCGTCGCCCTCGGTGCGACGCAACTCGCTGGGCTACCTGCGGCGGTTGTGGCCCGAGGCCGGCACCCGCGAGGTCGTGCGCCACATCGTCACGTTCGCCCAGTGCGCGTTCGATCGGGTGTTGTTCGCGGCCGGTGAGCGCTCGGCGTTCCGCATCGAGCGTCACGGCTACCAGCACCTGCAGCGACAGGCCCGCTCGGGCCGCGGCGCGCTGTTGCTGGGTGCCCACGTCGGCAGCTTCGAGGCCATGCGTGCGATGGCCGGCGCCGAGCGCTTCGTGATCCGGCCGTTGGTCCACTTCGCCAACGCGCGCCGCATCACCAAGATGCTGCGCACCGTCGCGCCGGGCTTCGACGCCGGCGTCATCGAGATCGATCCGGCGGCGCCCCACTGGATCCTGCGCGTGCAGGAGTGCATCGATCGCGGCGAGTTCATCGCGATCCTCGGCGACCGCACCGGCCTGTCGGAGGGCACCGCGCCGGTGTCGTTGCTCGGCGGCACCGCGTTGCTGCCGACCGGCCCGTACACCCTCGCCGCGGTGCTGCGCTGCCCGGTGTACCTCACCTTCGGCCTCTACCACGCGCCCAACACCTACGCGCTGTACTGCGAGCCCTTTGCGACGCGCATCGAGCTGCCGCGAGGTGATCGCGCGGCCGCGGCGGCACGGCTCGCGCAGCGCTACGCCGATCGGCTCGAGTTCTACCTGCGACGCGCGCCCTACTGCTGGTTCAACTTCTTCGCGATGTGGCAGTGA
- a CDS encoding glycosyltransferase family 2 protein, giving the protein MRVCAVIPTYDNPRTIAAVVEGVRAVVDEVIVVDDGSAAAGRREVERLHASGLVHAVFRPHNGGKGAAVKDGLREAFARGFSHALQVDADGQHTLADAPRLLAAAREQPDALVLGAPIYDATAPRSRLIGRRITQFWTNLEVGRGIIDDPMCGFRVYPLAAATAVDVPANRMDFDIEIAVRMVWWGTKVVNVPTAVRYVSADDGGVSHFRMWGDNLRISWMHTRLVQRKVFGRLFGPLLRLLGWSWNGRR; this is encoded by the coding sequence TTGCGCGTCTGCGCGGTGATTCCGACCTACGACAATCCCAGGACCATCGCCGCCGTCGTCGAAGGTGTGCGCGCCGTCGTCGACGAGGTCATCGTGGTCGACGACGGCAGCGCGGCCGCGGGCCGACGCGAGGTCGAGCGACTGCACGCGAGCGGACTCGTGCACGCGGTGTTCCGCCCGCACAACGGCGGCAAGGGGGCCGCGGTGAAGGACGGCCTGCGCGAGGCCTTCGCCCGCGGCTTCAGCCACGCGCTCCAGGTCGACGCCGACGGCCAGCACACGCTCGCAGATGCACCGCGCCTGCTCGCGGCCGCGCGCGAACAGCCCGACGCGCTGGTGCTCGGCGCGCCGATCTACGACGCCACCGCGCCGCGCAGCCGCCTCATCGGTCGTCGCATCACACAGTTCTGGACGAACCTCGAGGTCGGGCGCGGCATCATTGACGACCCGATGTGCGGCTTCCGAGTCTATCCGCTCGCCGCTGCCACGGCGGTGGACGTGCCGGCCAACCGCATGGACTTCGACATCGAGATCGCGGTTCGCATGGTGTGGTGGGGCACGAAAGTGGTGAACGTGCCGACCGCCGTGCGCTACGTCAGCGCCGACGACGGCGGCGTCTCGCACTTTCGCATGTGGGGCGACAACCTGCGCATCAGCTGGATGCACACGCGACTCGTGCAGCGCAAGGTGTTCGGGCGCCTGTTCGGGCCGCTGTTGCGGCTGCTGGGGTGGTCGTGGAACGGCCGCAGGTAG
- a CDS encoding acyl carrier protein (carries the fatty acid chain in fatty acid biosynthesis), with product MSDQQIFADVRAMMAEVFELAPERITLESRLYEDLELDSIDALDMVVKLQEIIHRRVEEQELRGLATVADVVAMVAGAQQAAATDTPTPERGTGTLR from the coding sequence GTGAGCGATCAGCAGATCTTCGCCGATGTCCGCGCCATGATGGCCGAAGTCTTCGAGCTCGCACCCGAGCGCATCACCCTGGAGTCGAGGCTGTACGAAGACCTCGAGCTCGACAGCATCGATGCACTCGACATGGTGGTGAAGCTGCAGGAGATCATCCACCGCCGCGTCGAGGAGCAGGAGCTGCGTGGGCTCGCGACCGTGGCCGACGTGGTCGCGATGGTCGCCGGCGCCCAACAGGCCGCGGCGACCGACACCCCGACACCCGAGCGGGGCACGGGCACCCTGCGGTGA
- a CDS encoding acyl carrier protein, with product MTAGSPGAPHLQLGHPPDLELEQELKTLIVEALMLEDRTAAEIDANAPLFGDGGLGLDSIDVLELAMALHRRFGVKTKGDDERNREIFGSVRSLAAFVAAEREANPT from the coding sequence ATGACCGCGGGATCCCCCGGTGCGCCCCACCTCCAGCTCGGACACCCGCCCGACCTGGAGCTCGAGCAGGAGCTGAAGACGCTCATCGTCGAGGCGCTGATGCTGGAGGACCGCACCGCGGCCGAGATCGACGCCAACGCGCCGTTGTTCGGCGACGGCGGGCTCGGCCTCGATTCCATCGACGTGCTCGAGCTGGCGATGGCGCTCCACCGACGCTTCGGCGTCAAGACCAAGGGCGACGACGAACGCAACCGAGAGATCTTCGGGAGCGTACGCAGCCTGGCCGCGTTCGTGGCGGCCGAACGCGAGGCGAATCCCACGTGA
- a CDS encoding 1-acyl-sn-glycerol-3-phosphate acyltransferase has translation MPRPIRIVLVGLCYVAFGGFGAILAAFVLPLALLGVREPAARIAAAQALLHRWSRRYFRFMHALGIVRPTYPPCPELLADGGGVVVVANHPSLLDVVFIMAALPRITYVAKQAWMGAPIIGRMLRACGHIAAPVGKDPADGAIALERMIAALVDNRALLVFPEGTRSPRLGMHEFRRGAFEAAARAGVPILPCAIRVDPPMLRKHQPWYDVAERPIDFAMQVLPTIEPSELGDGSRVMAKRVHDAIAAAVGVLPERPEPATAASPP, from the coding sequence ATGCCTCGACCGATCCGCATCGTGCTGGTGGGCCTGTGCTACGTCGCGTTCGGCGGCTTCGGGGCCATCCTGGCCGCGTTCGTGCTGCCGCTGGCGCTGCTGGGCGTGCGCGAGCCGGCCGCTCGCATCGCCGCCGCGCAGGCGCTGCTGCACCGCTGGTCGCGGCGCTACTTCCGGTTCATGCATGCGCTCGGCATCGTGCGGCCGACCTATCCGCCGTGCCCCGAGCTGCTGGCCGATGGCGGCGGCGTGGTCGTGGTGGCGAACCATCCCAGCCTGCTCGACGTGGTGTTCATCATGGCCGCGCTGCCCCGCATCACCTACGTCGCCAAGCAAGCCTGGATGGGTGCGCCGATCATCGGTCGCATGCTGCGAGCGTGCGGCCACATCGCGGCGCCAGTCGGCAAGGACCCCGCCGATGGTGCGATCGCGCTGGAGCGCATGATCGCCGCGCTCGTGGACAACCGCGCGCTGCTGGTGTTCCCCGAGGGCACTCGCTCACCCCGCTTGGGCATGCACGAGTTCCGACGCGGAGCCTTCGAGGCAGCCGCACGCGCAGGCGTGCCGATCCTGCCCTGCGCCATTCGGGTCGATCCGCCGATGCTCCGCAAGCACCAGCCCTGGTACGACGTCGCCGAGCGACCGATCGACTTCGCGATGCAGGTGCTGCCGACGATCGAACCCTCCGAGCTCGGCGATGGCAGCCGCGTGATGGCGAAGCGCGTGCACGATGCCATCGCCGCCGCGGTCGGAGTACTGCCCGAGCGACCCGAGCCCGCCACCGCGGCGAGTCCACCATGA